The genomic segment GTTCGAGATTGGAATATGACCGACGTCAGCGCCGATCAGATAGGACTCGTACCAGCGCACCATCAGGCCGACAAAGCCCATCACCACTGCGGCCCACGTCATCTTCGAACCGATCGCGGCGCCGGTCGGCGAGCGCGACAGCAGGCCGATCCAGTAGAACACGGTAGCGAACACGAAGAGCGCGCTCATCCACAGAATCGCGGACTGGCTCGACAGGAAATACTTGAGGAAGAACGCGTTATCGGCGCGGCTGAGGTCGCCGTGATAGATCTGGATGGCCAGCAGCGACAGCGCTGCAATGCCCACCATCAGTGGACGCACGGGCTTCCAGCGCCAGCCGAGCGTGATGAACACCGGCACCGCACACACCAGCACGAGCTTGTCGTAGTAATTCATGAACGGGTGATAGCGCGACAGCGCAAAACCCGCGCCCGCGACCATCACCACGGCAAACAGCCAGTCGATCGCGCCGAGCCGCTTCAGGAACGGCCGGTCGTCGTACTGCGCGACATTGAGCGTCTCGCTCGCGAACGTCTTGTCGGGCCGCGATGCGGAGGAGGATGAGGAAACCTGAGTCAAGTCCATGATCTTACCGGGTCGAATCTTGTGAACTGGCGGACGGCGCGCCGGCAGGGCCGGGCTTGCTGGAGGCGCTGTCGGCGTCGGATGCTACGGTGAGTTTCGCGCCGAGCGCAGCGCCTACGGCGTCGCGCGTCTGGACGAACTCCTTTTCGAAGTCGAGTGTTTTGCGTGCGCTCGACATCGCCATTACGACGTTTGTGCCGTGATCGGTATCTTTGAGCCAGAACCAGAGGCGCCGTTCGCGGACGTAGAACATCGAAAAGATGCCTAACACGAGGAGCAGGCTGCCAAGATACACGACTTTTTTGCCCGGCGCGCGCGTCAACTGAAATACCGAAGCTTGCACCTGCTTGAATGAGTCAAGTTGTAAATAGACCGGCGATCCATACAGAAAGCTGTCAGATATTGCGTTGATCGAGCTTTGTACGAAGCGGCTGGCGTCCGCATTGGCCTGCGCTTCGGGCTCGCCGAGCTGCTGGCGGGACAGTTGCCACAGATCCCACGTCGCGCCTTCGAGCATGCGCAGCAGCAGACCCGCGGCCTTTTCCTGCTCGCCCTTCGGCACCGAATGGTCGATAAAACCGGCGATGGCCTGGAAACCGCCGACCGGCTGCCCGTCCGGCATCTTGATGCTGTTGTCGGCGCCCGCGAAAAGGGTCAGCACGCGCAGCGCGCTTTCTTCCAGATGCTGTTGCAACTCGGGGTTCGAACCGGGCACCGAGCGCTGCGCGAAACGGTGAGCCGCCGTCGTACGCATGGCCGGATCTTCGAGCGTCGCGCGCAGGTTCATCCACTCCTTGACCGTGCCGCCGGTGTCGGCGGGAATGCGCAGGTAGCGGAACGGGTCGTCCGGATTCACGCGCATGCCGGCGAGGAACATCTTTTCGCCCGACACGTCCACCGGCAGCATGTAGTTGTTGTACTCGCGCGCCTGGCCGTCCTTGCCGCGCACCTTGTATTGGACCGACGGGCCGACGTTATGCAGATCGAGTGGCTTCGAGGTTTTAGCGCCCGAGCCGAGCCGTTCGTCGAACGCTTCCTTCAACGTTTGATGCGCAGCGACGCCGCGCGCGTCGTTCTGCCCGCTGCCGTTCGAAATGTTTTCGACGTTGATCGCGCGGAAGTCGGTGAACTCGACCGTTTGTCCATCGGCGAGCGGCGTTGCGGTGCTCAACGGCGCATTGCCGCCGATCGTGCCGCCGAACGGCGCGGTTTTCGCGCTTGCGCCGGTCATCGGAAAGGCCGTCATCTGCATCTGCGAGCCGCCGTCCTGGAAGCTCGACTGATAGATCGACACGCCGTCATACGTGAACGGCTTGTTCACTTCGACACGCGCCGGGATGCGCGCGCCCGTCTGGTGATCGACCACGACGATGTCGCTCGCAAACAGCTTCGGCATGCCAGTCGAGTAGTAATCGACGATGAACTTGTTCAACTCGATCGAGAACGGCAGGTCCTGAATGAGCGAGCCGTCGGGCTGGTTCAGGATCGCCGTCGACACATGCTGCCCTTCCGGCACCCATGCATAACCACGGAACGTCGGGTTCGATTGCGACAGACGGTGGTCGGGCGTGATGTCGTTGATCACGGTGTTCGAGCGGATCGGCGACTTGTCGAACATCCACATTTGCAGCTTGATCGGCAGATTGCTGTCGAGCAGGCCGCCCACGCAGATCACGACGATAGCGAGGTGAGCGGAAATGTAGCCGAATTTGGTCAACGCGCCGCGCTTGGCCGCGATCAGTGTCGCGCCTTCGGACTCACGCGTGACGAACTTGTAGCCGAGCTTCGACGAGAGTCTGGCGAGCACCGCCGAGGTCTGCGCACGCGTGCCGCTCACCGCGAACTCGCCTTTGTGATGGAATGCGCGCAGGCTGTTTTCGCGGACCTTGTCCTTCCAGCTCTTTGCGTCGGCGACCATCTTCGGCGCATTGCGGATCACGCATAGCGACACCGACACCATCAGAAAGCCGAGGATCGTCATGAACCACCACGAGCTGTACACCGTGTACAGACTCAGCGAGCGGAAGATGTCCGCCCAGAACGGGCCGAACTGATTGACGTAGTTGGGATACGGATCGTCCTGCGTGAGAACGGTGCCGATGATGCTGGCAATCGACAGGATCACGAGCAGCGCAATCGCAAAACGCATCGAACTCAATACTTCGACGACGCTGCGCGTGATGCGATTGCCCGACTTCGACTGCAAACCCGACGTGGTAACGCTCATTCATACTCCGACTGAACAGCAAAAAAGGGTGAAAGGCTGTCGTAGACACGAAGCCTCCACCCTTTTCTTGTTTTGTACCGACCTTGCCAGGACGGTTGCACTTGCGTGCGGACTCTTAATGCAAGCCCGCGATGTAATCGGCAACAGCCTTGATCTCGCTGTCCGACAGACGCGATGCTATCGCATGCATCGCGTCGTTGTTATTACGGGCGCCAGGACCTTGCGTGAACGCCAGCAACTGGGCCACCGAATATTCCGCCCATTGCCCCGACAAACGCGGGAATTGAGACGGAATGCCCTGACCGGTCGGCCCGTGACAGCTTGCACAGGCCGGCACACCCTTGTCGGCAACCCCGCCGCGATAAATCTTCTCACCTAGCGCGACCGTGTCTTTGTTGTGCGCGTAACCGGGCTTCGGGGTTTGCGTCGAGAAATAGGCGGCCACGTTGATCATGTCCTGATCGGACAGCGCCGCGGCCATGCCCGCCATGATCGCATTGTTGCGCGCGGGCTGTTTGGCGCCCGGCTGAATCTTGAAGTCTTTGAGCTGCTTGACGAGGTACTCAGGATGCTGACCCGCCAGCTTCGGATATGCGCCGCCGGCACTGTTGCCGTCTGCACCATGACATGACGCGCAAACCTGCACCGCGATTGCCTGCCCCCGATTGACGTCCGGCTTGACCGGATCTGCTGCTCGTGCCTGAATTGCCAAACCTGAAAGACCTGCCGCTACATGAAGCACCATCAGAGTCTTGCTCAGTCGATTCATTCGCACACCCTGTCTCGTCTTGTGGGATTTTAGAGGTTTTGCAAAATACGACGGCGACCGAGTGACCACCAGTAACGCGCCAAGGCACGCGGGCTGGCCTCCTCAGGTTTTCAGTAAACCATCGTATTGTACAATAACTCGCTAATCGCTAAGACGCCAGTCGGGCTTGACCCGTCCCCACTCCGGGTTCCCCGGCGTCTCGAATCCTGGCCTGATCATGTCCTTCCTGCTCCACCAATCCCGCTTTTTCACGACCGTCAATCACCTGCGTGATCTGCCGGCCACGTCGCAACCCGAGATCTGCTTCGCCGGGCGCTCGAACGCCGGCAAGTCGACGGCCATCAACATTCTGTGCAATCAGAAGCGACTGGCCTTCGCCAGTAAGACGCCGGGACGCACGCAGCACATCAACTATTTTTCGGTGGGTAAGGAAGACGATCCGACCGCGTATCTGGTCGACCTGCCGGGCTACGGTTACGCCGAAGTGCCGGGAGCGGCGAAGGCTCACTGGGAGGCGCTGCTGTCCACGTACCTGCAATCGCGCTCGCAACTACGCGGCATGATTCTGATGATGGACTCGCGCCGTCCGCTGACCGATCTGGACCGGCGCATGATCGAGTGGTTCGCGCCGACCGGCAAGCCGATTCACACGCTGCTGACCAAGTGCGACAAATTGACCCGCCAGGAAAGCGTCAACGCGTTGCGCGCGACGCAGAAAGGTCTGGCTGAATATCGCACTGCGGGCTATCGCGGCGATCTGACTGCGCAACTTTTCTCGGCGCTCAAGCGTGTCGGGATCGACGAAGCGCATGAGCTGGTTGAAAGCTGGCTGATCCCTTCTGCGAAGGGCGAAGCGGACGCTGCGGAGTAAGCGCAACCGCCGCTGCTCCAGGGGCACGAAACCATCATTTCCGTTCGCCCATAAAAAAACCCGCCGCTTAAACGGCGGGTCAAACAGCCTAATCGAAAAACGACAGGCACCCGCTCAGGGAGGAGAAGCGGGGAGGTCAGCGCCAGGCGCCTTGCTCGATCGGTATGATATACCATTGTCTCGAAAAGTTTCCGGGAGCGGAGGCAGGCGTGATTTGTCCACTCCATTCATCTACGATCTTCGATTCGATATGAGCTTCTATCCGCACTATCGTCCGCGCCGTATGCGCCGCGACGACTTCTCGCGTCGCATGATGCGAGAAAACATCCTCACCACCAACGATCTGATTTACCCCGTGTTCATCGTCGAAGGCACCAACGTGCGGCAAGCCGTACCGTCGATGCCGGGCGTCGAACGCGTGTCGGTCGATCTGCTGATGGGTGTCGCCGAGCAATGCGTCGCGCTGGGCGTGCCGGTGCTGTCGCTGTTCCCCGCGATCGAGCCGTCGCTGAAGACGCCCGATGGCCGCGAAGCGACCAATCCGGCCGGCCTGATCCCGCGCGCGGTTCGCGAACTGAAGAAGAATTTCCCCGAATTGGGCATCCTCACCGACGTCGCGCTCGATCCGTACACGAGCCACGGCCAGGACGGCGTGCTTGACGAAGCCGGCTATGTGATCAACGACGAAACCGTCGAGATTCTGGTCGAGCAGGCGCGTGCGCAAGCCGAAGCAGGCGTCGACATCGTCGCTCCGTCGGACATGATGGACGGCCGGATTGGCGCAATCCGCGAGATGCTGGAGAGCGAGGACCACGTCCACACGCGCATCATGGCTTACGCGGCCAAGTTCGCGTCGGCGTTTTACGGCCCGTTCCGCGATGCAGTAGGTTCCGCGACGAACCTCGGCAAAAGCAACAAGATGACGTACCAGATGGACCCGGCCAACTCGAATGAAGCGCTGCGCGAAGTGCAGGCGGACATCAACGAAGGCGCGGACATGGTGATGGTCAAGCCAGGTATGCCGTATCTGGATATCGTACGGCGCGTGAAGGACGAGTTCCAGTTCCCGACTTACGTGTACCAGGTGAGCGGCGAGTACGCGATGCTGAAGGCGGCCGCGCAGAACGGCTGGCTCGATCACGACAAGGCGATGATGGAATCGCTGCTCGCGTTCAAGCGCGCGGGCGCGGATGGCGTGCTGACCTACTTCGCACTGGATGCCGCGCGGATTTTGCGGGCGCAGAAGTAGGTTGAGGCGCTGCTGGTTTTAGCTTTAACGCTAACTGGAGCTTAAAAAAAACGGAGGCGGACCCAAGGGTCGCGCCTCCGTTTTATATTAGGGCTGCCGGTTTTGCCTTTGCTGATTAAACCCCGGCCCCACTCGCCTTATCCAGCGAGCGCAAGAATTTGTCCGCAGATTCATAACCGACGACGCGCAATACCTCCTTGCCAGCCGGATCGAAGAAAATAATGCCCGGTGGCCCGAACAGGCCAAAGCGTTTCAACAATGTTTGATCGTCGGCGTTGTTCGCGGTGACGTCGGCGCGCAGCAGATTCATCTGCTTCAATTTGGCTTGCACGCGCGCGTCGCTAAAGGTGAACTTCTCCATTTCCTTGCAGCTGACGCACCAGTCCGCATAAAAATCGAGCATGGCTGGCTGAGAAGCCGTTTTGACGGCCTGATCCAACTCATTCGATGAGCGAACCGGTGCAAATGTCAGATCGCTCTGAGGCGCGGCAGGCGCGTTATTGGACACGTTGCCGACGCCCCCCCTTGCGGCCAATACTGCGAGCGGCCTAAGAGGATCGGACGAGCCAGCGGCAAGTCCCACGAGCAACACGGCCGCCCAGATCGCGAGCGCCGCGCCGATACCCCGGCTGAGGCGGCGCCAGATCGACCCGTCCACGGACGCCGCCGAGAACAACCCCAGCGACGCTGCGGCAACCAGCAACCAGAGCGCGCTCAGCAGCATTTGAGCTGCGGCACCGAGTACCGGCCACACGATCCATAACGCCGCGGCCAGCAGCACGACTCCGAAAAACACCTTGACGCCATCCATCCAGGCACCCGCGCGCGGAAGGAGCGTTCCGGCGCCGAAACCGATGATCAGCAGAGGGACGCCGAGCCCAAGACCCATCGCAAACAATGCTGCGCCGCCGAGGAACGCGTTGCCCGTGTGAGCGATGAACGCCAGCACGGCAAACAGCGGCGCGGTCATGCAAGCGCCCACTACGAGGGCGGACAGTGCGCCCATCACCGCGACGGCAGCGAACTTGCCGCCCGAGCGTCCCGTCGACGCACGCGAAACGCCGTCCTGCCAGCGCTGCGGCAACGCAATGTCGAATCCTGCAAGCAAGGTCAGCGCAAAAACGGTCAACAAGACGCCGAACGCGCCCAGCACCCACGGATTCTGCAACCACGCGCCGAGGCTCTGCCCAACCAACGCCGCCGCGACGCCGAGCGCCGTATAAACGAGCGCCATCCCGATTACATACGCCAGCGACAACGCAAAACCGCGCGCACGCGTCACCCGCGCACCCTCGCCGATGATGATTGCCGAAAGAATCGGAATCATCGGATACGAGCACGGCAGCAGGCTAAGCACGGCGCCGGCGACAAAATAGAGCCCGATGATCGCGATGAAACCGCCGCCTTGCAGCAACGATTGCGCGTAGTCAGCGCTCGTGGCGCGCTCGTACCAGGGTTCGTCTTCTGTACTGGACTTTTGGTTTGTCGCATTCGTGGCCGTAGTCGCCGGGGCCGTCGCGCTGCCCGCCGGCTGCAACGCAGCGCCGCTGACGTGGTACACACGCTCCATCGGCGGATAGCAGATGCCGGCATCCGCGCACCCTTGCGACGTCACCGCCAGATCGAACGGGCCGGCCGCCTGCTTGACCGGAATGCGGATCGTCAGCTCGTTACGATACGTCTCGACGTTCTTGTTGAACGTCTCGTCAAACTTGACGTGGCCGGCGGGCAATTGCGGCTCGCCAATCGTGGCCGTGCCGTTGCGGGTCGCAAACGCAAAGCGCTCGCGATACATGTAGTAGCCGTCGGCAATCTTGTACGTGACATCTACCTCGCCGGGCTTTTCGGTCGCGCTGAATTTGAACGCGACGGCAGGATCCAGGAAGTTATCGTCAGCACGGGCAGGCGTGCCGAATTGCGCAAGAATCACGCAGCCGAGCAGGAAAAATGCAGTGCGCAGCGCTTGGCGCGCACGTCGGTCGAGACCGTTAAACATGGAGGGGGCGTTGGGTTTCGGTAGTGATCCACTGGCCGTACGCGGCTGATGCCGACGCCTGCCACATGATGATTTCCGGCGTGTCGTAGGGATGGTGCGCCTGAATGAACTGTTCCAGTTCCAGCGCGCGAGCGACGCTCGTCTTGAACAGCAACTGGATTTCCTGCGCGGTTTCGATCGCGCCCTGCCAGTGATAGCTAGATTGAACGCTGCCAAGTTGCGTGACACAAGCGCAAAGCCGCGCGGCAAGGGCATCCGCGGCGAGTTTCTGGGCAACGGCCGCGTCCGGCACCGTCGTCAGAAGCAAGGTCACATTTACGCTCACACAAACTCCAGCCAGGCACGATTCAGGTGCCGGTATCGTATCACCAGGCTCGGGGTGCCGCAGGCGGCTGGACTGTTGTGGCACAGGGGCGTCACGTTGCGTTGACGACCGCAAAAACCATCACCCTGCGGCCGGAAAAATTTCAAAAAAAAAAGCCAGGCTGATTGCCTGGCTTTCTTTCAATGCCTGAAGCTTACTCAGCTTCTTGCACTTCGACTTCTTCAACTTCCGGACGATCGAGCAGTTCGACCAGTGCCATCGGTGCGTTGTCGCCGACGCGGAAACCGAACTTCAGGACGCGCAGGTAGCCGCCCGGACGGGTAGCGTAACGCGGGCCGAGAACTTCGAACAGCTTCGTGACCGAGTCACGATCGCGCAGGCGGTTGAACGCCAGACGACGATTTGCCAGCGACGGCTTCTTGCCGAGCGTGATCAGCGGCTCGACAACTTTACGGAGTTCTTTTGCTTTCGGCAGCGTGGTCTTGATGACTTCGTGCGCGATCAGCGAGTTCGACATATTACGGAGCATTGCCAGACGGTGGCTGCTCGTGCGGTTCAGTTTCCGCAGACCATGACGGTGACGCATGTTAATTCCTTCGATTCAAAGTTTTGGTCCAGCTCTTCTATCGCGCTCAACTACCCGAAGGTGATGAGTGCACGGGCCGGTAGTGAAAAAAGACAAGACGCGGATTTTAAAGGAAAATCCGCGTCTTTGCCAGTGCAGCGGCGGGTTCTATCCCGGGATTACGTCTCGACTTACTTGTCCAAACCTGCCGGCGGCCAGTTTTCGAGCTTCATTCCGAGCGTCAAACCACGCGACGCCAAGACTTCCTTGATTTCGTTCAGCGACTTGCGGCCCAGATTCGGCGTCTTGAGCAGCTCGTTTTCCGTACGCTGGATCAGGTCGCCGATGTAGTAAATGTTCTCGGCCTTCAGGCAGTTCGCGGAACGAACCGTCAGTTCGAGATCATCAACCGGACGCAGCAGGATCGGATCGATCTGCGGCGCACGCGACGGCGCTTCAGCCGTTGCTTCGGTGCCTTCCAGTGCAGCGAACACCGACAGTTGATCAACCAGAATACGAGCCGATTGACGGATCGCTTCTTCCGGCGAAATCACACCGTTGGTTTCGATGTTCATCACGAGCTTGTCGAGGTCGGTACGCTGTTCGACGCGAGCACTTTCAACGGCGTAGCTCACACGGCGAACCGGCGAGAACGACGCGTCCAGCACGATACGGCCGATGATCTTGGCCGACTCTTCGCCGTAACGACGCACGTTGCCCGGCACATAGCCGCGGCCCTTTTCGATCTTGATCTGCACGTCGAGCTTGCCGCCCTTCGACAGATGCGCGATCACGTGATCCGGGTTGATCACTTCGCAGTCGTGCGCGAGTTCGATGTCGCCAGCGGTGACAACGCCTTCGCCTTCCTTGCGCAGCGTAACCGTCACTTCGTCACGGTTATGCAGCTTGAACACGACACCCTTCAGGTTCAACAACAGGTTGACCACATCCTCTTGCACACCGTCGAGCGTCGAATATTCATGTACGACGCCTGCGATCGTCACTTCGGTCGGCGCATAGCCGATCATCGACGACAGCAGCACGCGCCGAAGCGCGTTACCCAAGGTGTGGCCGTAACCGCGTTCAAACGGTTCCATGACCACTTTCGCATGGCTCTCGCCAAGCGATTCAACAGCGATGATCTTGGGCTTCAACAAACTGGTTTGCATAGGTTTTCCTTTTCAATACCCTCGGCTCGTTACACCGATAAGGCTGACCGGTAACAACCTGAAAATAAACAGCCGGGACGCCCCCTTGCATATCGCAAACAGGGTGCCCCGGCCGTTAATCCGATTACCGCGAATACAATTCGACGATCAGGCTTTCGTTGATATCGCCAGCGATGTCGCTGCGTTCCGGCTTCGACTTGAACGTGCCTTCGAACTTCTTCGAATCGACAGCGACCCAGCTCGGCAGACCGCCTTGCTCAGCCAGCGACAGCGCTTCGAGAATACGCGCCTGCTTCTTCTTCTGTTCGCGCACTGCGACGACGTCGCCTGCCTTCACTTGCATCGACGGGATGTTCGACACAACGCCGTTCACCGTGATCGCCTTGTGGCTCACGAGTTGACGTGCTTCAGCGCGCGTCGAACCGAAACCCATGCGATACACGACGTTATCCAGACGCGATTCGAGCAATTGCAGCAGGTTTTCACCCGTATTGCCCTTCAGGCGGTCAGCTTCAGCGAAGTAACGACGGAATTGACGCTCGAGAACACCGTAGATACGCTTAACTTTTTGCTTTTCGCGCAACTGCGTGCCGTAGTCGGACGTACGTGCACCCGAAGTGCGGCCATGTTGGCCAGGCTTGCTGTCAAGCTTGCACTTGTCAGCCAGCGAACGACGGGCGCTCTTCAGGAAGAGGTCAGTGCCTTCACGGCGGGACAGCTTGGCCTTAGGGCCGATATAACGTGCCACGTTGATTCCTTCATTGATTAATCACGCGAGTGCATGCATTCGCGCTAGTCCGAACCCTTTGGGTCGAACGGTGGGCTTAGTCAATTCAATAGCGCAAGCAGCCTGCCGCCGCGCAGGGCGGCAACAGGCGCTAGCAATACAAGCGTCTTAGATACGACGACGCTTCGGCGGACGGCAGCCGTTGTGCGGGACCGGAGTCACGTCGGAGATCGCCGTGATCTTGATACCAAGACCATGCAACGCGCGCACCGCCGATTCACGGCCAGGACCGGGGCCCTTGATCCGCACTTCGAGGTTCTTCACGCCGTATTCCATCGCCACGCGGCCAGCCGATTCGGCTGCCACCTGGGCTGCAAACGGAGTCGATTTACGCGAACCCTTGAAGCCCTGACCACCCGACGTTGCCCAAGCAAGTGCATTGCCTTGACGATCGGTGATCGTGATGATGGTGTTGTTGAACGACGCGTGAACGTGAACCACGCCCTCGGCGACGTTCTTCTTGACCTTCTTGCGAACGCGTTGCGCCGCGGAGTTGTTCGAAGCCTTAGCCATTACGTTTTCCTGTAACTGTCAGTTCCGCTTACTTCTTCAGCGATTGCGCTGCACGACGCGGACCCTTGCGCGTACGGGCATTCGTACGCGTGCGCTGGCCGCGCAGGGGCAAGCCCTTACGATGCCGAACGCCACGGTAGCAGCCGAGATCCATCAGGCGCTTGATGTTCATCGTCGTTTCACGGCGCAGATCGCCTTCAACGATGAACTTGCCGACTTCTTCACGCAGCTTTTCGAGGTCTGCGTCGTTCAGGTCTTTGACCTTCTTCGAAAATGCCACACCAGCAGCGACGCAGATGTCGCGCGAGCGCGTGCGGCCGACACCGTAAATAGCCGTCAGGCCGATTTCGGTATGCTGGTGATTCGGGATGTTAACCCCTGCGATACGAGCCATTGTTTTTCCTCAAACAAAAAGCGCAGCAAAAAGCGCGGCGTTCAGCCTTGACGCTGTTTGTGGCGCGGATCAGAGCTGCAAATCACGCGCACAACGCCTTTGCGCTTGATGATCTTGCAATTGCGGCAAATGCGCTTAACCGATGCCATCACTTTCATGATATTACCCTTTTTTCAAATCACTTCGCCCGGAACACGATCCGCGCACGCGACAGATCGTAAGGCGTCAATTCAACCGTTACCTTGTCGCCCGGCAAGATTCGGATGTAGTGCATCCGCATCTTGCCGGATATGTGTCCCAATACGACATGGCCGTTTTCCAGCTTCACCCTGAAGGTAGCGTTAGGCAGGTTTTCGATGACTTCACCCTGCATCTGGATAACATCGTCTTTGGCCATATGTCCTTTCAACGCATCGGGACGCCGCCGCCTTTGAAATTAGCTTTCTTAAGCAGCGATTCATACTGTTGCGACATAACGTACGACTGCACCTGCGCCATGAAATCCATTGTGACGACGACAATGATCAGCAGCGACGTTCCACCAAAATAAAACGGCACGTTCCAGCGCAGCACCAGAAATTCGGGCAGCAGACAAACAAACACGATGTAGATCGCACCAGCCAGCGTCAGACGCGTGAGGATACGGTCGATATACCGCGCTGTTTGATCGCCCGGGCGGATGCCAGGGACGAAAGCGCCACTCTTTTTCAGGTTGTCGGCCGTTTCTCTGCTGTTGAACACCAGTGCGGTGTAGAAGAAGCAGAAGAAAACGATCGCCAACGCGTACAGCAACACGTACACGGGTTGACCGGGCTTAAGGGCTTCGGCCACGTTGTGCAACGTGTCTGCGAACCAGCTGGTACGCGACCCCGAACTAAACCAGTTCAGGATAGTTGCCGGGAAGAGAATGATCGACGATGCAAAGATCGGCGGAATCACGCCCGACATATTCAGCTTCAGCGGCAGATGTGAAGACTGTCCGCCGTAAATCTTGTTACCGACTTGCCGCTTGGCGTAATTCACAAGAATCTTGCGCTGGCCGCGTTCAATGAACACCACCAGATACGTCACAGCAGCAATCAGCGCGACCACGATAATCGCCGAGATGATGCTCATCGAGCCGGTTCGCACCAATTCGAAGAGACCACCGATTGCATTCGGGAAACCCGCTGCAATACCGCCGAAAATGATGATCGAGATACCGTTGCCAAGCCCACGCTCCGTGATCTGCTCACCCAGCCACATCAGGAACATCGTGCCCGTCACCAGCGTCACGACCGTCGTCAACCGAAACACCATTCCCGGATCGATCACCAAGCCCGGCTGATTTTCCAGGGCGACGGCAATGCCGAACGCCTGGAACGTCGCCAGCAGGACCGTAAAGATACGCGTGTACTGCGTAATCTTCCGCTGACCCGCCTGCCCTTCCTTTTTCAGCGCTTCCAGCTGCGGCGAGACAATCGCCAGCAACTGCATGATGATCGACGC from the Paraburkholderia fungorum genome contains:
- the hemB gene encoding porphobilinogen synthase encodes the protein MSFYPHYRPRRMRRDDFSRRMMRENILTTNDLIYPVFIVEGTNVRQAVPSMPGVERVSVDLLMGVAEQCVALGVPVLSLFPAIEPSLKTPDGREATNPAGLIPRAVRELKKNFPELGILTDVALDPYTSHGQDGVLDEAGYVINDETVEILVEQARAQAEAGVDIVAPSDMMDGRIGAIREMLESEDHVHTRIMAYAAKFASAFYGPFRDAVGSATNLGKSNKMTYQMDPANSNEALREVQADINEGADMVMVKPGMPYLDIVRRVKDEFQFPTYVYQVSGEYAMLKAAAQNGWLDHDKAMMESLLAFKRAGADGVLTYFALDAARILRAQK
- a CDS encoding c-type cytochrome; this encodes MNRLSKTLMVLHVAAGLSGLAIQARAADPVKPDVNRGQAIAVQVCASCHGADGNSAGGAYPKLAGQHPEYLVKQLKDFKIQPGAKQPARNNAIMAGMAAALSDQDMINVAAYFSTQTPKPGYAHNKDTVALGEKIYRGGVADKGVPACASCHGPTGQGIPSQFPRLSGQWAEYSVAQLLAFTQGPGARNNNDAMHAIASRLSDSEIKAVADYIAGLH
- the cutA gene encoding divalent-cation tolerance protein CutA, with the protein product MSVNVTLLLTTVPDAAVAQKLAADALAARLCACVTQLGSVQSSYHWQGAIETAQEIQLLFKTSVARALELEQFIQAHHPYDTPEIIMWQASASAAYGQWITTETQRPLHV
- the yihA gene encoding ribosome biogenesis GTP-binding protein YihA/YsxC, whose protein sequence is MSFLLHQSRFFTTVNHLRDLPATSQPEICFAGRSNAGKSTAINILCNQKRLAFASKTPGRTQHINYFSVGKEDDPTAYLVDLPGYGYAEVPGAAKAHWEALLSTYLQSRSQLRGMILMMDSRRPLTDLDRRMIEWFAPTGKPIHTLLTKCDKLTRQESVNALRATQKGLAEYRTAGYRGDLTAQLFSALKRVGIDEAHELVESWLIPSAKGEADAAE
- a CDS encoding cytochrome c biogenesis protein ResB, which gives rise to MSVTTSGLQSKSGNRITRSVVEVLSSMRFAIALLVILSIASIIGTVLTQDDPYPNYVNQFGPFWADIFRSLSLYTVYSSWWFMTILGFLMVSVSLCVIRNAPKMVADAKSWKDKVRENSLRAFHHKGEFAVSGTRAQTSAVLARLSSKLGYKFVTRESEGATLIAAKRGALTKFGYISAHLAIVVICVGGLLDSNLPIKLQMWMFDKSPIRSNTVINDITPDHRLSQSNPTFRGYAWVPEGQHVSTAILNQPDGSLIQDLPFSIELNKFIVDYYSTGMPKLFASDIVVVDHQTGARIPARVEVNKPFTYDGVSIYQSSFQDGGSQMQMTAFPMTGASAKTAPFGGTIGGNAPLSTATPLADGQTVEFTDFRAINVENISNGSGQNDARGVAAHQTLKEAFDERLGSGAKTSKPLDLHNVGPSVQYKVRGKDGQAREYNNYMLPVDVSGEKMFLAGMRVNPDDPFRYLRIPADTGGTVKEWMNLRATLEDPAMRTTAAHRFAQRSVPGSNPELQQHLEESALRVLTLFAGADNSIKMPDGQPVGGFQAIAGFIDHSVPKGEQEKAAGLLLRMLEGATWDLWQLSRQQLGEPEAQANADASRFVQSSINAISDSFLYGSPVYLQLDSFKQVQASVFQLTRAPGKKVVYLGSLLLVLGIFSMFYVRERRLWFWLKDTDHGTNVVMAMSSARKTLDFEKEFVQTRDAVGAALGAKLTVASDADSASSKPGPAGAPSASSQDSTR
- the dsbD gene encoding protein-disulfide reductase DsbD, translating into MFNGLDRRARQALRTAFFLLGCVILAQFGTPARADDNFLDPAVAFKFSATEKPGEVDVTYKIADGYYMYRERFAFATRNGTATIGEPQLPAGHVKFDETFNKNVETYRNELTIRIPVKQAAGPFDLAVTSQGCADAGICYPPMERVYHVSGAALQPAGSATAPATTATNATNQKSSTEDEPWYERATSADYAQSLLQGGGFIAIIGLYFVAGAVLSLLPCSYPMIPILSAIIIGEGARVTRARGFALSLAYVIGMALVYTALGVAAALVGQSLGAWLQNPWVLGAFGVLLTVFALTLLAGFDIALPQRWQDGVSRASTGRSGGKFAAVAVMGALSALVVGACMTAPLFAVLAFIAHTGNAFLGGAALFAMGLGLGVPLLIIGFGAGTLLPRAGAWMDGVKVFFGVVLLAAALWIVWPVLGAAAQMLLSALWLLVAAASLGLFSAASVDGSIWRRLSRGIGAALAIWAAVLLVGLAAGSSDPLRPLAVLAARGGVGNVSNNAPAAPQSDLTFAPVRSSNELDQAVKTASQPAMLDFYADWCVSCKEMEKFTFSDARVQAKLKQMNLLRADVTANNADDQTLLKRFGLFGPPGIIFFDPAGKEVLRVVGYESADKFLRSLDKASGAGV
- the rplQ gene encoding 50S ribosomal protein L17 → MRHRHGLRKLNRTSSHRLAMLRNMSNSLIAHEVIKTTLPKAKELRKVVEPLITLGKKPSLANRRLAFNRLRDRDSVTKLFEVLGPRYATRPGGYLRVLKFGFRVGDNAPMALVELLDRPEVEEVEVQEAE